A region of Tissierellales bacterium DNA encodes the following proteins:
- the selD gene encoding selenide, water dikinase SelD, producing MEKQKRLTEMTRSSGUAAKIGPDVLAQVLCELPKNQKDDRLLVGIETSDDAAVYQINDETAVVLTVDFFTPIVDDPYLYGQIAAANSLSDVYAMGTDPLLAMNIVCFPEDLCASTIEGILRGGHDKVREANAMVVGGHTIEDKEPKFGLSVTGFIHPDDVMKNSSAKTGDILVLTKPIGVGVVNTAFKADMAEKQSYEEAILSMRTLNKIAKDAMMKVGANACTDVTGFGLMGHAFEMAEGSGKTLHLHTESIPTIYGALELASMGIIPAGAYANMEHIKDEVLIKDGVAQNMVDCMYDPQTSGGLLISLPAEKKDEILKELEANVTPYAVIGEVTDKQEYYIVVD from the coding sequence ATGGAAAAACAAAAGCGATTAACGGAAATGACTAGAAGTTCGGGTTGAGCTGCTAAAATAGGGCCAGATGTTCTGGCTCAAGTGTTATGTGAATTACCAAAGAATCAAAAAGATGATAGATTGTTAGTTGGGATAGAAACATCTGATGATGCGGCTGTATACCAAATAAATGATGAAACAGCAGTAGTTCTTACAGTAGATTTCTTTACACCTATAGTAGATGACCCCTATTTATATGGACAAATAGCAGCGGCAAATTCTCTTAGTGATGTTTATGCTATGGGTACAGATCCACTGCTTGCTATGAATATAGTTTGTTTTCCAGAAGATCTTTGTGCATCTACCATTGAAGGCATATTGAGAGGTGGACATGACAAAGTAAGAGAAGCGAATGCTATGGTTGTTGGTGGACATACTATAGAGGATAAAGAACCTAAATTTGGTCTTTCTGTTACAGGGTTCATACATCCAGACGATGTTATGAAAAATTCTAGTGCTAAAACAGGAGATATATTGGTTCTTACAAAACCAATTGGAGTTGGAGTGGTGAATACTGCTTTTAAAGCAGATATGGCTGAAAAGCAATCGTATGAAGAAGCAATACTTTCTATGAGAACTTTGAACAAGATAGCTAAAGACGCTATGATGAAGGTAGGAGCAAATGCTTGTACAGATGTTACTGGATTTGGTCTTATGGGTCATGCTTTTGAGATGGCGGAAGGAAGTGGAAAAACACTTCATTTGCATACTGAAAGTATTCCTACGATTTACGGAGCATTAGAATTAGCTTCTATGGGTATAATACCAGCTGGGGCTTATGCGAACATGGAGCATATAAAAGACGAAGTATTGATAAAAGATGGAGTTGCTCAAAATATGGTAGATTGTATGTATGACCCACAAACATCAGGTGGATTATTGATATCATTACCAGCAGAGAAAAAAGATGAAATATTAAAAGAACTTGAAGCTAATGTTACGCCTTACGCAGTTATAGGAGAGGTAACGGATAAGCAAGAGTATTATATAGTAGTTGATTAG
- a CDS encoding DUF655 domain-containing protein, whose product MSFFTKRKQLFILVVVGIFFIIGCWMNFNSDDQFELEENFERLSLNGEAESEKSSKIFVHICGCVKNPGVYEMDEGSRLMDVVESAGGFEYNADRESENLARVVQDEEKITIAEAGQISKSSEVSMQSNNEVKSSKVSINVATKAELEKLPGVGEKKAELIIQYRKEHKFKSIDEVKLIKGIGDKTYEKMKSLIRI is encoded by the coding sequence ATGTCATTCTTTACAAAACGAAAGCAGTTGTTTATACTAGTAGTTGTTGGTATTTTCTTTATTATAGGATGTTGGATGAATTTTAATTCTGATGACCAATTTGAATTAGAAGAAAATTTTGAGAGATTGAGTTTAAATGGTGAAGCAGAATCTGAAAAATCATCTAAAATTTTTGTTCATATATGTGGGTGTGTGAAAAATCCTGGAGTCTATGAAATGGATGAAGGAAGCCGTTTGATGGATGTTGTTGAAAGCGCAGGGGGATTTGAATACAATGCAGATAGAGAATCTGAAAACTTAGCTAGAGTAGTTCAAGATGAAGAAAAAATAACAATAGCAGAAGCAGGACAGATATCTAAATCTAGTGAAGTGAGTATGCAAAGTAATAATGAAGTAAAATCAAGCAAGGTATCCATTAATGTAGCAACTAAAGCTGAACTCGAGAAACTTCCAGGAGTGGGAGAGAAAAAAGCTGAGCTCATTATACAATATAGAAAAGAACACAAATTTAAAAGTATAGATGAAGTAAAATTAATTAAGGGAATTGGAGACAAAACATATGAAAAAATGAAGTCTCTAATTAGAATTTGA